From a single Miscanthus floridulus cultivar M001 chromosome 8, ASM1932011v1, whole genome shotgun sequence genomic region:
- the LOC136473699 gene encoding F-box/LRR-repeat protein At3g26922-like: protein MRTKHLIPNNAAGLTYAARDYSAREDYGGGDGGGGGGGTDPFEGFPDAVLGLIVSKLPFRSAVAASAISRRWRGAVAAAPALDLDFAAAFPAAPRRRAAFAAAVTAALRPCSAPPHPLHCLRLALEGLFDQAFAASAAEHLASWLAGAAARGVKRLELRLPRSRLAVLPPSLLACTSLTSLTLRLDHYALPLPSFTTFARLSRLHLACVSLNADDDFFGDLFSHCAELRYLILEQCRIGALRLTGPSRLSSLAITDCSWTQESALAVFEMPELRILQYSGAIAARHIIDGDVSLDDVLLAIEKPLVKPREAALRELLTLVGNARRLVLSPWCIEQFARPEEWSKLQLDKVRRLACIIERREEGALSIAPLLSSCRNVEELCVSVVPSQGKWRRNSDDGECHGVLGGKRVSVKHLKVVRMKYIDESKSGFELVKVLLKNAPALETMTIVPSMDGLEQAKFRRKVLKLRKSSQNASIQFCTAG, encoded by the exons ATGCGCACCAAGCACCTCATCCCTAACAACGCCGCCGGACTCACCTACGCGGCGCGCGACTACTCCGCTCGCGAGGATTACGGCGGGGgcgacggaggcggcggcggcggcggcaccgacCCGTTCGAGGGGTTTCCCGACGCGGTGCTGGGGCTGATCGTGTCCAAGCTGCCCTTCCGGTCCGCGGTCGCGGCCTCGGCCATCTCGCGCCGGTGGCGTGGCGCTGTCGCCGCTGCGCCCGCGCTGGACCTCGACTTCGCCGCGGCGTtccccgccgcgccgcgccgcaggGCGGCGTTCGCGGCCGCTGTCACCGCCGCGCTCAGGCCGTGCTCCGCTCCGCCGCACCCGCTCCACTGCCTCCGCCTCGCGCTCGAGGGCCTCTTCGACCAGGCGTTCGCCGCCTCGGCGGCCGAGCACCTCGCCTCGTGGCTCGCCGGGGCCGCGGCGCGCGGCGTCAAGCGGTTAGAGCTCCGCCTCCCGCGCTCCCGCCTCGCCGTCCTCCCGCCCTCCCTCCTGGCCTGCACCAGCCTCACGTCGCTGACACTTCGCCTCGACCACTACGCGCTTCCGCTCCCTTCGTTCACCACATTCGCCCGCCTATCCCGCCTCCACCTCGCTTGTGTTTCCCTCAATGCGGACGATGACTTCTTCGGAGACCTCTTCTCGCACTGCGCGGAGCTCCGCTACCTGATCCTTGAACAATGCCGCATCGGTGCTCTCCGCCTTACCGGTCCGTCGCGGCTTTCCTCGCTCGCGATCACGGACTGTTCTTGGACGCAGGAGTCGGCTCTTGCTGTTTTTGAGATGCCTGAACTGCGCATACTCCAGTACTCCGGTGCAATAGCAGCTAGGCACATTATTGATGGGGACGTTTCTTTGGACGACGTCCTCCTTGCCATCGAGAAGCCATTGGTCAAGCCCCGGGAGGCTGCTCTCAGAGAGCTTCTCACTTTGGTTGGCAATGCACGAAGACTTGTTCTGTCACCCTGGTGCATTGAG CAATTTGCACGTCCAGAGGAATGGTCGAAGTTGCAGTTAGACAAGGTAAGGCGGTTGGCATGCATAATTGAGAGGAGGGAAGAAGGTGCATTATCCATTGCGCCATTGCTATCAAGTTGCCGAAATGTGGAAGAGCTCTGCGTGTCCGTTGTG CCATCGCAGGGCAAATGGAGGCGGAATAGTGACGATGGAGAATGTCATGGTGTGCTGGGTGGTAAGAGGGTGTCGGTGAAGCATCTAAAGGTTGTTAGGATGAAGTACATTGATGAGAGCAAAAGTGGTTTTGAACTGGTAAAGGTCCTGCTCAAGAACGCCCCTGCACTGGAGACGATGACAATTGTTCCTTCAATGGATGGCCTTGAGCAGGCCAAGTTTAGGCGTAAGGTGTTGAAGCTGAGGAAGTCCTCTCAAAATGCTAGCATCCAGTTTTGCACAGCTGGATGA